Proteins from a genomic interval of Panthera tigris isolate Pti1 chromosome A2, P.tigris_Pti1_mat1.1, whole genome shotgun sequence:
- the MST1 gene encoding hepatocyte growth factor-like protein isoform X2, whose product MRLWWVTVQPPARRMGWFPLLLLLTQCSRVPGQRSPLNDFQVLRGTELQHLLHAVGPGPWQEHVADAEECAGRCGPLLDCRAFHYNVSSHGCQLLPWTQYSPYTQLQRSGRCDLFQKKDYVRTCVMDNGVKYRGTVAITTGGLPCQRWNHRFPNDHKYTPTLRNGLEENFCRNPDGDPGGPWCYTTDPAVRFQTCGIKSCREAACVWCNGEEYRGAVDRTESGRECQRWDLQRPHAHPFEPGKFLDKDLDDNYCRNPDGSERPWCYTTDPKVEREFCDLPRCAPAQAPTSLGPSKGRRHSRATRPRRSVASAGRARATGARPTPPPRAYPASGGTRRTPISIVLLRRNTHARTFGRTSAGTPTARKRLGALRHGLACAWPSVTRSGAAPTTCGLRTATTAWGSGTAAWSTGPAKVSRASTGPQRGHTCRSSHPPLPPTRIWRRTFAGTRTGIAMGPGATLRTRVLRSTTVHCDAAMTTNHRPSWSPQAGPAFLRGFPSEGAVGTDGPAVLLLLNPQPGEPGLQQVPVAKMVCGPSGSQLVLLKLERPVTLNQRVALICLPPERYVVPPGTKCEIAGWGETKGTGNNKVLNVASLNVISNQECNIKHRGRIRESEMCTEGLLAPVGACEGDYGGPLACFTHDCWVLEGIIIPNRVCARPRWPAIFMRVSVFTDWIHKVMRLG is encoded by the exons ATGCGGCTGTGGTGGGTCACAGTGCAGCCTCCAGCCAGGAGAATGGGGTGGTTCCCACTGCTGCTGCTTCTGACACAGTGTTCAAGGGTCCCTG GGCAGCGCTCGCCCTTGAATGACTTCCAGGTGCTCCGGGGTACAGAGCTGCAACACCTGCTACATGCAGTGGGGCCTGGGCCTTGGCAAGAACATGTGGCAGATGCTGAGGAGTGTGCAGGGCGTTGCGGGCCCCTACTGGACTGCAG GGCCTTCCACTACAATGTGAGCAGCCACGGCTGCCAATTGCTGCCATGGACCCAATACTCACCCTATACACAGCTGCAACGTTCAGGGCGCTGTGATCTCTTCCAAAAGAAAG ACTATGTGCGGACCTGCGTCATGGACAATGGGGTCAAGTACCGTGGTACGGTGGCCATCACCACTGGCGGCCTACCCTGCCAGCGCTGGAACCATAGGTTCCCCAATGACCACAA GTACACGCCCACACTCCGGAACGGCTTGGAGGAGAACTTCTGCCGAAACCCCGACGGGGACCCAGGAGGTCCCTGGTGCTACACGACAGACCCTGCAGTGCGCTTCCAGACCTGCGGCATCAAGTCCTGCCGGGAAG CCGCTTGCGTTTGGTGCAATGGCGAGGAGTATCGCGGCGCAGTGGACCGCACCGAGTCGGGACGCGAGTGTCAGCGCTGGGACCTGCAGCGTCCACACGCGCACCCCTTTGAGCCTGGCAA GTTCCTTGACAAAGATCTGGACGACAACTATTGCCGGAATCCGGACGGCTCCGAGCGGCCCTGGTGCTATACCACCGACCCGAAGGTGGAGCGAGAGTTCTGCGACCTCCCTCGCTGCG CTCCCGCTCAGGCTCCGACCAGCCTTGGTCCATCCAAGGGTCGGAGGCACAGCCGCGCCACGAGGCCACGACGCTCAGTTGCTTCCGCGGGAAGGGCGAGGGCTACAGGGGCACGGCCAACACCACCGCCGCGGGCGTACCCTGCCAGCGGTGGGACGCGCAGAACCCCCATCAGCATCGTTTTGCTCCGGAGAAATACGCATGCAA GGACCTTCGGGAGAACTTCTGCCGGAACCCCGACGGCTCGGAAGCGCCTTGGTGCTTTACGTCACGGCCTGGCATGCGCGTGGCCTTCTGTTACCAGATCCGGCGCTGCGCCGACGACGTGCGGCCTGAGG ACTGCTACCACGGCGTGGGGGAGCGGTACCGCGGCTTGGTCAACAGGACCCGCAAAGGTGTCCCGTGCCAGCACTGGTCCACAGAGAGGCCACACATGCCGCA GTTCAcacccacctctgccccccaCGCGCATCTGGAGGAGAACTTTTGCCGGAACCCGGACAGGGATAGCCATGGGCCCTGGTGCTACACTACGGACCCGGGTACTCCGTTCGACTACTGTGCACTGCGACGCTGCC ATGACGACCAACCACCGTCCATCCTGGAGCCCCCAG GCAGGGCCAGCATTTCTGCGGGGGTTCCCTAGTGAAGGAGCAGTGGGTACTGACGGCCCGGCAGTGCTTCTCCTCCTG AACCCACAGCCAGGAGAGCCAGGCCTGCAGCAGGTCCCAGTGGCCAAGATGGTGTGTGGGCCCTCCGGCTCCCAGCTTGTTCTGCTCAAGCTGGAGAG ACCTGTGACCCTGAACCAGCGAGTGGCACTCATCTGCCTGCCCCCCGAGAGGTATGTGGTGCCACCAGGTACCAAGTGTGAGATCGCAGGCTGGGGTGAGACCAAAG GTACAGGGAATAACAAAGTCCTGAATGTGGCCTCGCTGAATGTCATCTCCAACCAGGAATGTAACATCAAGCACCGAGGACGCATACGGGAGAGTGAGATGTGCACTGAGGGACTCTTGGCCCCTGTGGGAGCCTGTGAG GGTGACTACGGAGGCCCACTTGCCTGCTTTACCCATGACTGCTGGGTCCTGGAGGGAATTATAATCCCCAACCGAGTGTGCGCCCGGCCCCGCTGGCCAGCCATCTTCATGCGTGTCTCTGTGTTTACGGACTGGATTCACAAGGTCATGCGGCTGGGCTAG
- the MST1 gene encoding hepatocyte growth factor-like protein isoform X6, with the protein MRLWWVTVQPPARRMGWFPLLLLLTQCSRVPGQRSPLNDFQVLRGTELQHLLHAVGPGPWQEHVADAEECAGRCGPLLDCRAFHYNVSSHGCQLLPWTQYSPYTQLQRSGRCDLFQKKDYVRTCVMDNGVKYRGTVAITTGGLPCQRWNHRFPNDHKYTPTLRNGLEENFCRNPDGDPGGPWCYTTDPAVRFQTCGIKSCREAACVWCNGEEYRGAVDRTESGRECQRWDLQRPHAHPFEPGSLTKIWTTTIAGIRTAPSGPGAIPPTRRWSESSATSLAAPWSIQGSEAQPRHEATTLSCFRGKGEGYRGTANTTAAGVPCQRWDAQNPHQHRFAPEKYACKDLRENFCRNPDGSEAPWCFTSRPGMRVAFCYQIRRCADDVRPEDCYHGVGERYRGLVNRTRKGVPCQHWSTERPHMPQFTPTSAPHAHLEENFCRNPDRDSHGPWCYTTDPGTPFDYCALRRCHDDQPPSILEPPDQVVFEKCGKRVTRLDQQRSKLRVVGGQPGNSPWTVSLRNRQGQHFCGGSLVKEQWVLTARQCFSSCHMPLMGYEVWLGTLFQNPQPGEPGLQQVPVAKMVCGPSGSQLVLLKLERPVTLNQRVALICLPPERYVVPPGTKCEIAGWGETKGTGNNKVLNVASLNVISNQECNIKHRGRIRESEMCTEGLLAPVGACEGDYGGPLACFTHDCWVLEGIIIPNRVCARPRWPAIFMRVSVFTDWIHKVMRLG; encoded by the exons ATGCGGCTGTGGTGGGTCACAGTGCAGCCTCCAGCCAGGAGAATGGGGTGGTTCCCACTGCTGCTGCTTCTGACACAGTGTTCAAGGGTCCCTG GGCAGCGCTCGCCCTTGAATGACTTCCAGGTGCTCCGGGGTACAGAGCTGCAACACCTGCTACATGCAGTGGGGCCTGGGCCTTGGCAAGAACATGTGGCAGATGCTGAGGAGTGTGCAGGGCGTTGCGGGCCCCTACTGGACTGCAG GGCCTTCCACTACAATGTGAGCAGCCACGGCTGCCAATTGCTGCCATGGACCCAATACTCACCCTATACACAGCTGCAACGTTCAGGGCGCTGTGATCTCTTCCAAAAGAAAG ACTATGTGCGGACCTGCGTCATGGACAATGGGGTCAAGTACCGTGGTACGGTGGCCATCACCACTGGCGGCCTACCCTGCCAGCGCTGGAACCATAGGTTCCCCAATGACCACAA GTACACGCCCACACTCCGGAACGGCTTGGAGGAGAACTTCTGCCGAAACCCCGACGGGGACCCAGGAGGTCCCTGGTGCTACACGACAGACCCTGCAGTGCGCTTCCAGACCTGCGGCATCAAGTCCTGCCGGGAAG CCGCTTGCGTTTGGTGCAATGGCGAGGAGTATCGCGGCGCAGTGGACCGCACCGAGTCGGGACGCGAGTGTCAGCGCTGGGACCTGCAGCGTCCACACGCGCACCCCTTTGAGCCTG GTTCCTTGACAAAGATCTGGACGACAACTATTGCCGGAATCCGGACGGCTCCGAGCGGCCCTGGTGCTATACCACCGACCCGAAGGTGGAGCGAGAGTTCTGCGACCTCCCTCGCTGCG CCTTGGTCCATCCAAGGGTCGGAGGCACAGCCGCGCCACGAGGCCACGACGCTCAGTTGCTTCCGCGGGAAGGGCGAGGGCTACAGGGGCACGGCCAACACCACCGCCGCGGGCGTACCCTGCCAGCGGTGGGACGCGCAGAACCCCCATCAGCATCGTTTTGCTCCGGAGAAATACGCATGCAA GGACCTTCGGGAGAACTTCTGCCGGAACCCCGACGGCTCGGAAGCGCCTTGGTGCTTTACGTCACGGCCTGGCATGCGCGTGGCCTTCTGTTACCAGATCCGGCGCTGCGCCGACGACGTGCGGCCTGAGG ACTGCTACCACGGCGTGGGGGAGCGGTACCGCGGCTTGGTCAACAGGACCCGCAAAGGTGTCCCGTGCCAGCACTGGTCCACAGAGAGGCCACACATGCCGCA GTTCAcacccacctctgccccccaCGCGCATCTGGAGGAGAACTTTTGCCGGAACCCGGACAGGGATAGCCATGGGCCCTGGTGCTACACTACGGACCCGGGTACTCCGTTCGACTACTGTGCACTGCGACGCTGCC ATGACGACCAACCACCGTCCATCCTGGAGCCCCCAG ACCAGGTGGTGTTTGAGAAGTGTGGCAAGAGGGTGACCCGCCTGGACCAGCAGCGCTCCAAGCTGCGTGTGGTGGGGGGCCAGCCTGGGAACTCGCCCTGGACAGTCAGCTTGCGCAATCG GCAGGGCCAGCATTTCTGCGGGGGTTCCCTAGTGAAGGAGCAGTGGGTACTGACGGCCCGGCAGTGCTTCTCCTCCTG CCATATGCCTCTCATGGGCTATGAGGTGTGGTTGGGCACCTTGTTCCAGAACCCACAGCCAGGAGAGCCAGGCCTGCAGCAGGTCCCAGTGGCCAAGATGGTGTGTGGGCCCTCCGGCTCCCAGCTTGTTCTGCTCAAGCTGGAGAG ACCTGTGACCCTGAACCAGCGAGTGGCACTCATCTGCCTGCCCCCCGAGAGGTATGTGGTGCCACCAGGTACCAAGTGTGAGATCGCAGGCTGGGGTGAGACCAAAG GTACAGGGAATAACAAAGTCCTGAATGTGGCCTCGCTGAATGTCATCTCCAACCAGGAATGTAACATCAAGCACCGAGGACGCATACGGGAGAGTGAGATGTGCACTGAGGGACTCTTGGCCCCTGTGGGAGCCTGTGAG GGTGACTACGGAGGCCCACTTGCCTGCTTTACCCATGACTGCTGGGTCCTGGAGGGAATTATAATCCCCAACCGAGTGTGCGCCCGGCCCCGCTGGCCAGCCATCTTCATGCGTGTCTCTGTGTTTACGGACTGGATTCACAAGGTCATGCGGCTGGGCTAG
- the MST1 gene encoding hepatocyte growth factor-like protein isoform X1 has product MRLWWVTVQPPARRMGWFPLLLLLTQCSRVPGQRSPLNDFQVLRGTELQHLLHAVGPGPWQEHVADAEECAGRCGPLLDCRAFHYNVSSHGCQLLPWTQYSPYTQLQRSGRCDLFQKKDYVRTCVMDNGVKYRGTVAITTGGLPCQRWNHRFPNDHKYTPTLRNGLEENFCRNPDGDPGGPWCYTTDPAVRFQTCGIKSCREAACVWCNGEEYRGAVDRTESGRECQRWDLQRPHAHPFEPGKFLDKDLDDNYCRNPDGSERPWCYTTDPKVEREFCDLPRCGSEAQPRHEATTLSCFRGKGEGYRGTANTTAAGVPCQRWDAQNPHQHRFAPEKYACKDLRENFCRNPDGSEAPWCFTSRPGMRVAFCYQIRRCADDVRPEDCYHGVGERYRGLVNRTRKGVPCQHWSTERPHMPQFTPTSAPHAHLEENFCRNPDRDSHGPWCYTTDPGTPFDYCALRRCHDDQPPSILEPPDQVVFEKCGKRVTRLDQQRSKLRVVGGQPGNSPWTVSLRNRQGQHFCGGSLVKEQWVLTARQCFSSCHMPLMGYEVWLGTLFQNPQPGEPGLQQVPVAKMVCGPSGSQLVLLKLERPVTLNQRVALICLPPERYVVPPGTKCEIAGWGETKGTGNNKVLNVASLNVISNQECNIKHRGRIRESEMCTEGLLAPVGACEGDYGGPLACFTHDCWVLEGIIIPNRVCARPRWPAIFMRVSVFTDWIHKVMRLG; this is encoded by the exons ATGCGGCTGTGGTGGGTCACAGTGCAGCCTCCAGCCAGGAGAATGGGGTGGTTCCCACTGCTGCTGCTTCTGACACAGTGTTCAAGGGTCCCTG GGCAGCGCTCGCCCTTGAATGACTTCCAGGTGCTCCGGGGTACAGAGCTGCAACACCTGCTACATGCAGTGGGGCCTGGGCCTTGGCAAGAACATGTGGCAGATGCTGAGGAGTGTGCAGGGCGTTGCGGGCCCCTACTGGACTGCAG GGCCTTCCACTACAATGTGAGCAGCCACGGCTGCCAATTGCTGCCATGGACCCAATACTCACCCTATACACAGCTGCAACGTTCAGGGCGCTGTGATCTCTTCCAAAAGAAAG ACTATGTGCGGACCTGCGTCATGGACAATGGGGTCAAGTACCGTGGTACGGTGGCCATCACCACTGGCGGCCTACCCTGCCAGCGCTGGAACCATAGGTTCCCCAATGACCACAA GTACACGCCCACACTCCGGAACGGCTTGGAGGAGAACTTCTGCCGAAACCCCGACGGGGACCCAGGAGGTCCCTGGTGCTACACGACAGACCCTGCAGTGCGCTTCCAGACCTGCGGCATCAAGTCCTGCCGGGAAG CCGCTTGCGTTTGGTGCAATGGCGAGGAGTATCGCGGCGCAGTGGACCGCACCGAGTCGGGACGCGAGTGTCAGCGCTGGGACCTGCAGCGTCCACACGCGCACCCCTTTGAGCCTGGCAA GTTCCTTGACAAAGATCTGGACGACAACTATTGCCGGAATCCGGACGGCTCCGAGCGGCCCTGGTGCTATACCACCGACCCGAAGGTGGAGCGAGAGTTCTGCGACCTCCCTCGCTGCG GGTCGGAGGCACAGCCGCGCCACGAGGCCACGACGCTCAGTTGCTTCCGCGGGAAGGGCGAGGGCTACAGGGGCACGGCCAACACCACCGCCGCGGGCGTACCCTGCCAGCGGTGGGACGCGCAGAACCCCCATCAGCATCGTTTTGCTCCGGAGAAATACGCATGCAA GGACCTTCGGGAGAACTTCTGCCGGAACCCCGACGGCTCGGAAGCGCCTTGGTGCTTTACGTCACGGCCTGGCATGCGCGTGGCCTTCTGTTACCAGATCCGGCGCTGCGCCGACGACGTGCGGCCTGAGG ACTGCTACCACGGCGTGGGGGAGCGGTACCGCGGCTTGGTCAACAGGACCCGCAAAGGTGTCCCGTGCCAGCACTGGTCCACAGAGAGGCCACACATGCCGCA GTTCAcacccacctctgccccccaCGCGCATCTGGAGGAGAACTTTTGCCGGAACCCGGACAGGGATAGCCATGGGCCCTGGTGCTACACTACGGACCCGGGTACTCCGTTCGACTACTGTGCACTGCGACGCTGCC ATGACGACCAACCACCGTCCATCCTGGAGCCCCCAG ACCAGGTGGTGTTTGAGAAGTGTGGCAAGAGGGTGACCCGCCTGGACCAGCAGCGCTCCAAGCTGCGTGTGGTGGGGGGCCAGCCTGGGAACTCGCCCTGGACAGTCAGCTTGCGCAATCG GCAGGGCCAGCATTTCTGCGGGGGTTCCCTAGTGAAGGAGCAGTGGGTACTGACGGCCCGGCAGTGCTTCTCCTCCTG CCATATGCCTCTCATGGGCTATGAGGTGTGGTTGGGCACCTTGTTCCAGAACCCACAGCCAGGAGAGCCAGGCCTGCAGCAGGTCCCAGTGGCCAAGATGGTGTGTGGGCCCTCCGGCTCCCAGCTTGTTCTGCTCAAGCTGGAGAG ACCTGTGACCCTGAACCAGCGAGTGGCACTCATCTGCCTGCCCCCCGAGAGGTATGTGGTGCCACCAGGTACCAAGTGTGAGATCGCAGGCTGGGGTGAGACCAAAG GTACAGGGAATAACAAAGTCCTGAATGTGGCCTCGCTGAATGTCATCTCCAACCAGGAATGTAACATCAAGCACCGAGGACGCATACGGGAGAGTGAGATGTGCACTGAGGGACTCTTGGCCCCTGTGGGAGCCTGTGAG GGTGACTACGGAGGCCCACTTGCCTGCTTTACCCATGACTGCTGGGTCCTGGAGGGAATTATAATCCCCAACCGAGTGTGCGCCCGGCCCCGCTGGCCAGCCATCTTCATGCGTGTCTCTGTGTTTACGGACTGGATTCACAAGGTCATGCGGCTGGGCTAG
- the MST1 gene encoding hepatocyte growth factor-like protein isoform X3, protein MRLWWVTVQPPARRMGWFPLLLLLTQCSRVPGQRSPLNDFQVLRGTELQHLLHAVGPGPWQEHVADAEECAGRCGPLLDCRAFHYNVSSHGCQLLPWTQYSPYTQLQRSGRCDLFQKKDYVRTCVMDNGVKYRGTVAITTGGLPCQRWNHRFPNDHKYTPTLRNGLEENFCRNPDGDPGGPWCYTTDPAVRFQTCGIKSCREAACVWCNGEEYRGAVDRTESGRECQRWDLQRPHAHPFEPGKFLDKDLDDNYCRNPDGSERPWCYTTDPKGRRHSRATRPRRSVASAGRARATGARPTPPPRAYPASGGTRRTPISIVLLRRNTHARTFGRTSAGTPTARKRLGALRHGLACAWPSVTRSGAAPTTCGLRTATTAWGSGTAAWSTGPAKVSRASTGPQRGHTCRSSHPPLPPTRIWRRTFAGTRTGIAMGPGATLRTRVLRSTTVHCDAAMTTNHRPSWSPQAGPAFLRGFPSEGAVGTDGPAVLLLLNPQPGEPGLQQVPVAKMVCGPSGSQLVLLKLERPVTLNQRVALICLPPERYVVPPGTKCEIAGWGETKGTGNNKVLNVASLNVISNQECNIKHRGRIRESEMCTEGLLAPVGACEGDYGGPLACFTHDCWVLEGIIIPNRVCARPRWPAIFMRVSVFTDWIHKVMRLG, encoded by the exons ATGCGGCTGTGGTGGGTCACAGTGCAGCCTCCAGCCAGGAGAATGGGGTGGTTCCCACTGCTGCTGCTTCTGACACAGTGTTCAAGGGTCCCTG GGCAGCGCTCGCCCTTGAATGACTTCCAGGTGCTCCGGGGTACAGAGCTGCAACACCTGCTACATGCAGTGGGGCCTGGGCCTTGGCAAGAACATGTGGCAGATGCTGAGGAGTGTGCAGGGCGTTGCGGGCCCCTACTGGACTGCAG GGCCTTCCACTACAATGTGAGCAGCCACGGCTGCCAATTGCTGCCATGGACCCAATACTCACCCTATACACAGCTGCAACGTTCAGGGCGCTGTGATCTCTTCCAAAAGAAAG ACTATGTGCGGACCTGCGTCATGGACAATGGGGTCAAGTACCGTGGTACGGTGGCCATCACCACTGGCGGCCTACCCTGCCAGCGCTGGAACCATAGGTTCCCCAATGACCACAA GTACACGCCCACACTCCGGAACGGCTTGGAGGAGAACTTCTGCCGAAACCCCGACGGGGACCCAGGAGGTCCCTGGTGCTACACGACAGACCCTGCAGTGCGCTTCCAGACCTGCGGCATCAAGTCCTGCCGGGAAG CCGCTTGCGTTTGGTGCAATGGCGAGGAGTATCGCGGCGCAGTGGACCGCACCGAGTCGGGACGCGAGTGTCAGCGCTGGGACCTGCAGCGTCCACACGCGCACCCCTTTGAGCCTGGCAA GTTCCTTGACAAAGATCTGGACGACAACTATTGCCGGAATCCGGACGGCTCCGAGCGGCCCTGGTGCTATACCACCGACCCGAAG GGTCGGAGGCACAGCCGCGCCACGAGGCCACGACGCTCAGTTGCTTCCGCGGGAAGGGCGAGGGCTACAGGGGCACGGCCAACACCACCGCCGCGGGCGTACCCTGCCAGCGGTGGGACGCGCAGAACCCCCATCAGCATCGTTTTGCTCCGGAGAAATACGCATGCAA GGACCTTCGGGAGAACTTCTGCCGGAACCCCGACGGCTCGGAAGCGCCTTGGTGCTTTACGTCACGGCCTGGCATGCGCGTGGCCTTCTGTTACCAGATCCGGCGCTGCGCCGACGACGTGCGGCCTGAGG ACTGCTACCACGGCGTGGGGGAGCGGTACCGCGGCTTGGTCAACAGGACCCGCAAAGGTGTCCCGTGCCAGCACTGGTCCACAGAGAGGCCACACATGCCGCA GTTCAcacccacctctgccccccaCGCGCATCTGGAGGAGAACTTTTGCCGGAACCCGGACAGGGATAGCCATGGGCCCTGGTGCTACACTACGGACCCGGGTACTCCGTTCGACTACTGTGCACTGCGACGCTGCC ATGACGACCAACCACCGTCCATCCTGGAGCCCCCAG GCAGGGCCAGCATTTCTGCGGGGGTTCCCTAGTGAAGGAGCAGTGGGTACTGACGGCCCGGCAGTGCTTCTCCTCCTG AACCCACAGCCAGGAGAGCCAGGCCTGCAGCAGGTCCCAGTGGCCAAGATGGTGTGTGGGCCCTCCGGCTCCCAGCTTGTTCTGCTCAAGCTGGAGAG ACCTGTGACCCTGAACCAGCGAGTGGCACTCATCTGCCTGCCCCCCGAGAGGTATGTGGTGCCACCAGGTACCAAGTGTGAGATCGCAGGCTGGGGTGAGACCAAAG GTACAGGGAATAACAAAGTCCTGAATGTGGCCTCGCTGAATGTCATCTCCAACCAGGAATGTAACATCAAGCACCGAGGACGCATACGGGAGAGTGAGATGTGCACTGAGGGACTCTTGGCCCCTGTGGGAGCCTGTGAG GGTGACTACGGAGGCCCACTTGCCTGCTTTACCCATGACTGCTGGGTCCTGGAGGGAATTATAATCCCCAACCGAGTGTGCGCCCGGCCCCGCTGGCCAGCCATCTTCATGCGTGTCTCTGTGTTTACGGACTGGATTCACAAGGTCATGCGGCTGGGCTAG
- the MST1 gene encoding hepatocyte growth factor-like protein isoform X7 yields MRLWWVTVQPPARRMGWFPLLLLLTQCSRVPGQRSPLNDFQVLRGTELQHLLHAVGPGPWQEHVADAEECAGRCGPLLDCRAFHYNVSSHGCQLLPWTQYSPYTQLQRSGRCDLFQKKDYVRTCVMDNGVKYRGTVAITTGGLPCQRWNHRFPNDHKYTPTLRNGLEENFCRNPDGDPGGPWCYTTDPAVRFQTCGIKSCREAACVWCNGEEYRGAVDRTESGRECQRWDLQRPHAHPFEPGSLTKIWTTTIAGIRTAPSGPGAIPPTRRWSESSATSLAAGRRHSRATRPRRSVASAGRARATGARPTPPPRAYPASGGTRRTPISIVLLRRNTHANCYHGVGERYRGLVNRTRKGVPCQHWSTERPHMPQFTPTSAPHAHLEENFCRNPDRDSHGPWCYTTDPGTPFDYCALRRCHDDQPPSILEPPDQVVFEKCGKRVTRLDQQRSKLRVVGGQPGNSPWTVSLRNRQGQHFCGGSLVKEQWVLTARQCFSSCHMPLMGYEVWLGTLFQNPQPGEPGLQQVPVAKMVCGPSGSQLVLLKLERPVTLNQRVALICLPPERYVVPPGTKCEIAGWGETKGTGNNKVLNVASLNVISNQECNIKHRGRIRESEMCTEGLLAPVGACEGDYGGPLACFTHDCWVLEGIIIPNRVCARPRWPAIFMRVSVFTDWIHKVMRLG; encoded by the exons ATGCGGCTGTGGTGGGTCACAGTGCAGCCTCCAGCCAGGAGAATGGGGTGGTTCCCACTGCTGCTGCTTCTGACACAGTGTTCAAGGGTCCCTG GGCAGCGCTCGCCCTTGAATGACTTCCAGGTGCTCCGGGGTACAGAGCTGCAACACCTGCTACATGCAGTGGGGCCTGGGCCTTGGCAAGAACATGTGGCAGATGCTGAGGAGTGTGCAGGGCGTTGCGGGCCCCTACTGGACTGCAG GGCCTTCCACTACAATGTGAGCAGCCACGGCTGCCAATTGCTGCCATGGACCCAATACTCACCCTATACACAGCTGCAACGTTCAGGGCGCTGTGATCTCTTCCAAAAGAAAG ACTATGTGCGGACCTGCGTCATGGACAATGGGGTCAAGTACCGTGGTACGGTGGCCATCACCACTGGCGGCCTACCCTGCCAGCGCTGGAACCATAGGTTCCCCAATGACCACAA GTACACGCCCACACTCCGGAACGGCTTGGAGGAGAACTTCTGCCGAAACCCCGACGGGGACCCAGGAGGTCCCTGGTGCTACACGACAGACCCTGCAGTGCGCTTCCAGACCTGCGGCATCAAGTCCTGCCGGGAAG CCGCTTGCGTTTGGTGCAATGGCGAGGAGTATCGCGGCGCAGTGGACCGCACCGAGTCGGGACGCGAGTGTCAGCGCTGGGACCTGCAGCGTCCACACGCGCACCCCTTTGAGCCTG GTTCCTTGACAAAGATCTGGACGACAACTATTGCCGGAATCCGGACGGCTCCGAGCGGCCCTGGTGCTATACCACCGACCCGAAGGTGGAGCGAGAGTTCTGCGACCTCCCTCGCTGCG GGTCGGAGGCACAGCCGCGCCACGAGGCCACGACGCTCAGTTGCTTCCGCGGGAAGGGCGAGGGCTACAGGGGCACGGCCAACACCACCGCCGCGGGCGTACCCTGCCAGCGGTGGGACGCGCAGAACCCCCATCAGCATCGTTTTGCTCCGGAGAAATACGCATGCAA ACTGCTACCACGGCGTGGGGGAGCGGTACCGCGGCTTGGTCAACAGGACCCGCAAAGGTGTCCCGTGCCAGCACTGGTCCACAGAGAGGCCACACATGCCGCA GTTCAcacccacctctgccccccaCGCGCATCTGGAGGAGAACTTTTGCCGGAACCCGGACAGGGATAGCCATGGGCCCTGGTGCTACACTACGGACCCGGGTACTCCGTTCGACTACTGTGCACTGCGACGCTGCC ATGACGACCAACCACCGTCCATCCTGGAGCCCCCAG ACCAGGTGGTGTTTGAGAAGTGTGGCAAGAGGGTGACCCGCCTGGACCAGCAGCGCTCCAAGCTGCGTGTGGTGGGGGGCCAGCCTGGGAACTCGCCCTGGACAGTCAGCTTGCGCAATCG GCAGGGCCAGCATTTCTGCGGGGGTTCCCTAGTGAAGGAGCAGTGGGTACTGACGGCCCGGCAGTGCTTCTCCTCCTG CCATATGCCTCTCATGGGCTATGAGGTGTGGTTGGGCACCTTGTTCCAGAACCCACAGCCAGGAGAGCCAGGCCTGCAGCAGGTCCCAGTGGCCAAGATGGTGTGTGGGCCCTCCGGCTCCCAGCTTGTTCTGCTCAAGCTGGAGAG ACCTGTGACCCTGAACCAGCGAGTGGCACTCATCTGCCTGCCCCCCGAGAGGTATGTGGTGCCACCAGGTACCAAGTGTGAGATCGCAGGCTGGGGTGAGACCAAAG GTACAGGGAATAACAAAGTCCTGAATGTGGCCTCGCTGAATGTCATCTCCAACCAGGAATGTAACATCAAGCACCGAGGACGCATACGGGAGAGTGAGATGTGCACTGAGGGACTCTTGGCCCCTGTGGGAGCCTGTGAG GGTGACTACGGAGGCCCACTTGCCTGCTTTACCCATGACTGCTGGGTCCTGGAGGGAATTATAATCCCCAACCGAGTGTGCGCCCGGCCCCGCTGGCCAGCCATCTTCATGCGTGTCTCTGTGTTTACGGACTGGATTCACAAGGTCATGCGGCTGGGCTAG